CGCCACGATCGAGGCTGCGGCCTGCGCACTGCCGGTGGTGGCCACGCGCATCAACGGCACGGAGGATTTCATCTCTCCAGGAGAGAATGGCGACTTCATCGAGCATGATGCGGAGCAGATCGCCACTGTGCTACGAAGGCTGTGCGCGCAGCCGGATCATCTGAAGGTCATGGGTGCCAATGCACGCGAGCGGGTGGAGATGAGCTACACCTGGGACCGGATCGCACAGATGACCGAGGACGCCTACAAGGCCTATTTGAGCAGCTCGAACTGATTTTCACCACCATGCACATTCTTGTCGTCAGTCATTCCTGCGCCACAGCGCTCAATCAGGAAATCTATGCGCGCATTCAGCGTGAAACCGGCTGGAAGATCACCGTGGTGATCCCGGACCGCTGGCATGATGAGTTTGGCAATGCCTTGCGGCAGGAACCCTGCCAAGGACTGGAAACTTCGCTGATCCGCTGTGCCGTGTGGAAGAATGGCAGCATCATCTTCCACGTCTATCGCATGCGCTGGCAACGCTTCCTGCGCGAACTGAAACCGGACGTGATCTACATGAATCACGAGCCATATGCTCTGGCCACGGCGCAGGTGTGCTGGGCGAACAATCGCTCCATCCGAGTGCCATTTGGCTTCTACTCCTGCCAGAACATCAACAAGCAGTATCCGCGGCCGTTCTCGTGGTTGGAATCCATGGTGTATCGTTCATCGAGCTTTGCGCTGCCGATCACCGATCGCGTGGCGGATGTGTTGTCAGCAAAAGGCTATCGCGGCAGACAAACAGTCTGTGCACTGCCGCTGGATCCCGAACGCTATCATCCGCGCTTGAGGGCGACTCCACCAGAACGCTTTCCCCAGACAAACGCCCCCGTGATCGGCTATGTGGGCCGTTTGATTGAGCCGAAAGGTCTGCGCACTCTCGCCACAGCCCTTGGTGGCATTCGTGATCTCGACTGGTGCATGGTGTTGGTGGGCACGGGCGGGTTTCAGCCGGAGTTTGAGCGTCTGCTGACCGAACGCGCGGTGCGTGACCGTGTTTTCTTTGCTGGATACGTTCCGCACGATGAAACGCCGCGATGGCTGGCCTCGATGGACATGCTGGTGCTGCCTTCCGAGACCCAGCCGAACTGGGAGGAGCAGTTTGGCCGCGTGATTCCTGAGGCGATGGCCTGCGGTGCCGCCGTGGTCGGTTCAGACTCTGGCGAGATCCCGCATCTCATCCGTCAAAGTGAAGGCGGTCTTGTGTTTACGCAGCGTCAGCCGGACGAACTTGCCACTGTGCTGCGCCAGCTCGTCATGGGACCGAAGCTGCGCCGTCAGCTTGCGGAAAACGGCCGTCGCTGGGTGGAACGAGACATTTCGGTGCCTGCGGTGGCGCAGAAAATGATCGACGCTTTTGGAACCGCGGCCGCAAGCAAAGAGCGCGAGTGCGTCGAGAAACTTCAGCCGCTCAAACCAAGCCATGCGTTTGCACAGTCCTGAACTGCTCTGGAAGTGGAGCCGCGAGTTGCATCGTCGCGGTTGGAGTCTTCCGGCGCGCCTGGTGAAGACGCTGAATTTCGCGCTGCACAAGTGTCTGCTGCCTGCAGAGGCCGAAGTGGGCGATGGCGTGATTCTGGAGCACTATGGGATGGGCATTGTGATGCATCCGCAGGTGCGCATCGGCAACCGCTGCCGCGTTTATCATCATGTCACGCTTGCGGCGGAGACGTGGATTGGTTCTCCGCATTTTATCAAACTCGAAGACGATGCAACCATCGGCGCACACAGCATTGTGGTGGCAAGACCGAACACACCACTGACAATCGGTCGCAAATCCGTGCTCGGAGCGGGATCGGTGCTGACGAAAGATGTTCCCCCATTTGAAATCTGGGCCGGTAATCCGGCCCGCAAGATCGGCGAAGTGCCGCAACCTTTATGATCGCACAGCTTGGCATGCATTTGAAAGCTTCCGCAGGCGGAGTGGACCGTTATTTCAACGCCTTGAACACCACACTGGCCCGCCAGAGCGTGCAGACGACGGCGTATGGCTTTGGCGAGACATCTGAAGACAGCAGCCTCGGCCCGGTGAACAAGCCGCTCATGCAGAGGTGGAAGGCGGTACGGCAGCAGGTTATTCCACAGCGTGGAAAACTGCTGGCATCTCATTTTGCGCTTTATGCGCTGCCTGCGGTGCTTGGCCGGCGCTGGGACGCGCATGTGGTACATTTCCACGGACCGTGGGCGAGTGAATCGAAACGCGAGGGTGGGAAACTACACACGGTCTTTTGCAAACGGCTGATGGAAAAATCGGTCTATCAACGCGCAGATCGCTTCATCGTCCTGTCAAAGGCGTTCCGCGACCAGCTCTGCCAAGGGTATGGCGTGTCTGAGGATCGCGTGCATGTGGTTCCTGGCGGTGTGGAGACAGACAAGTTCGCTCCCGTCGATGTCGTGGAAGCACGCCATCGACTCGTGTGGCCGCAAAAGCAGAAGATCATCGTCTGCGTTCGTCGGCTGGCCAGGCGAATGGGTTTGGAGACGTTGATTGAGGCGTTTGGCAAGGCCACCGTTCATCATCCCGACGTGAAGCTCATGATTGGAGGGCAGGGGCCGCTGCGTGAGGAACTGGAGCAGCAGGTGCTGAGGGCGGGGCTGGCCAAGAACGTGCAATTTCTTGGGTTCGTCCCGGAAAGCGTGCTGCCCTCGGTTTATGCTGCAGCAGACCTGTCGATTGTGCCGAGCGCGGCGCTGGAAGGCTTTGGATTGATCTCTCTCGAATCACTGGCCTGCGGCACACCGGTGCTGGTGACGCCCGTGGGTGGTTTGCCTGACACGGTGAAAGGCCTGGGAGATGACTTGGTGCTGAAAGGCACGGGGGCAGATCAAATCGCCGAAGGACTGCGTGGCTGGCTGGATGGGACGCTGCGTCTGCCGTCGCGCGAAGCATGTCGCGAGCATGTGATGCGTGGGTTCACCTGGGACAGCATCGCACGGAGAGTCTGCGAGGTTTACCGCGAAGCAGGATGGCAGCCATGATCATGATGAAGAGAAACGCACGCATTGCATTGATGGTACTGTTGACCGCTGGATTGTGGCTGGCCTTGAAGCCGACGATTGGCAACCGGCGACTCACATTTCTGCCAGTGCGGTGGTCGGAGTATGTCGATTTTATGGATTTCTGGTTCAATCTGGGCGCGTTCGGGCTTCTCGGGATCACCGCCTGGCTGGCGTTTGGGACGAAGGAGAAGATTTTGAGCAGGGCGTTTGTGATGGTCGGCATCATCACGCTGCTGAATGTGCTGCTTGAGCTGGTTCAAACGTCGATTCCAGGCAGAGCGGTGGACATGGCCGATCTGTGGGCGGGCCTGCTTGGATGTGTGATAGGAATTGCGAGCGGGCTGGTCAGTCAGCGGCTGATGAACGGCAGGCACCCCAACAATGCCGTGCCGCAGGTGCTGTTTCTCGATCAAACTGGTCGCCTGGGCGGTGCGGAACTGATGCTGCTCGACATCGCCTCCGCACGTGCTGCTGACAGTGAAGTAATTTTGTTCCATGACGGCGAGTTTCGTGCGGCACTGGAGAGCGCAGGCGTGAAAACAAGAGTTTTCAGGCTTGGCGATGAAGCTTCGGCAGTGGACAGACAGGCTGGCTTGAGCCGCGCTTTACGATGTGTGCCGGGTCTGGTCGATCTGATGCTGCGGATCGCACGTGCAGCACGATCGTTCGATGTGGTGTATGCCAATACCGCCAAGGCTCTGATCATCGGCGGTCCTGCGGCCAAGTTGGCCGGGTGTCCGCTGGTGTTCCATCTCCACGACATTGTGGCGGACGGACACTTCAGCGCGCTCAACCGTCGTTTGCTGATTTTCTGCGCGAACACCTTTGCAAACGCCGTGATCGCCAATTCGGAGGCGACGAAAGCCGCCTTCATCTCCAGCGGAGGCCGTGCGGAGCGCTGTGTGGTGATTCCGAATGGTTTCCTCATTCCAGAAGTCCGATCGACGGCGGCGGACATCGAATCAAGGCGTTCCAGCCTTGGCATTCCACCGGATGCGTGGATTGTTTTGATGGCCGGACGTCTGGCGCACTGGAAAGGGCAGCATGTCCTCTTGGAGGCGCTGCAAGCCATGCCAGATGCACACGCGGTACTGCTTGGAGATGCGCTGTTCACAGATGAAGACCGTGAATATGCCCGCAGATTGCATGTGCAGGCTGCCGTGCCGGCGCTTGCAGGCCGAGTTCACTTTGCGGGTTTTCAATCTGAGACACTTCCGTTTTTCGACATGGCGGATGTGGTGGTTCACGCATCCGTTTTCCCCGAGCCTTTTGGCCGCGTCATCGTAGAAGGCATGCTGGCTTGCAAGCCAGTGATCGCGTCGCGTGCAGGCGGAGCAGCGGAGATTTTGCAGCATGAGCATACGGGTCTGCTGGTGGAACCTGGTAACGCGAGGGAGCTGGCCGATGTCATGATGCGTTTGAAGAACGATCCCAAACTCGCCGCCGATCTTGCGCAAAACGCGCAACGAACTGCGCACGACACTTATGCCCTGCATGCAGTGCAGGCAAAGATCGAGGCCGTGATCCGCGAAACGGCATGCTGTGAAAACGAGCAGGCTCCGGTTGCGGAGACAACCGCGCAGATCAGGCAGGCAGCATGAGCACTTTTTCAAAAACATCCCCCCAAAAAAAACACCGTCATGTGCAGCATTAAATCCAAGCGTCGTATCGCCATTGTCCACGACTGGCTTCCCGTTTATGGCGGAGCTGAAAGAGTGCTTGAGCAAATGCTCAAGGTTTACCCGGACGCCGATCTTTTCAGCCTGATCGACGCCCTTGACGATGAGAGCCGGAAATTCCTGAAAGGGAAGACGGTGAAAACTTCCTTTGTGCAGAGGCTTCCAGGCGGAAAAAAATACTACCGCCACTGCTTCCCGCTGATGCCTCTGGCGATCGAGCAGTTTGACTTCAGCGGTTACGACATGGTGATCTCCAGCAGCTATGCGTTTGCCAAAGGCATCATCACCGGGCCGAGGCAGTTGCATCTGTGCTACTGCCATTCACCCATCCGCTATGCCTGGGATTTGCAGACGCAATATCTCAAAGAATCGAAGCTGGACCGTGGCCTGAAGTCCTGGCTGGTGCGCGGGCTGCTGCATTTCATCCGCATGTGGGACAGCCGTACGGCGGCAGGCGTGGACGCATTCATGGCCAACTCGCGCTTCATCTCACGCCGCATCGAAAAAGTGTACCGCAGGGATGCGACGGTGGTCTATCCACCGGTGAACGTGGAGCGTTTTGAAACATGCCGTGAGAAAGAGAATTTCTATGTGACTGCGTCACGGCTGGTGCCCTACAAGCGCATCGACCTGATCGTGCAGGCCTTCAATGCGATGCCTGACCGTGAGCTTGTCGTGATTGGAGACGGGCCGGAACTGTCCAAACTTCGGCGCCTGGCAGGACCCAATGTGAAGGTGCTCGGCTGGCAGGCCGATGAGGTGCTGAAGGACCACCTGCAGCGCGCCAGGGGTTTTGTCTTTGGTGGCGAAGAGGACTTTGGCATCATTCTGCTGGAGGCGCAGGCCTGCGGCACTCCGGTCATCGCCTACGGACGCGGAGGTGCGCTTGAAACGGTCATCGAGAATGAAACCGGCCTGTTCTTTGGTGAGCAGAACGTTGATTCACTACGGAGCGCCATCGCCGAGTTTGAAACGCGCGAATGGGATGCGCTAAACTGCCGGCTCAATGCGGAACGATTCAGCGCGAGGCTCTTCCGCGAGAGCTTCCAACATTTCGTCGAAGGAGAGTGGGAACGGTTTGAAGCATATTCCACAGGTGTGGAGACACGTCCGGCTGAAGGCAGGTGTGGATGGCAGCAGACCATGCCGGAGGAAGTGATGATCGACGAGGCGGCCCAGGGACTGGGGATGGAGCAGATGCTGCCATCCTGAACGGATTGGAAGGGACGCCACACCGGGCTGCTCACAGCGCCGGTGAATGCCAGGCTTGGCAATCTCAAGGGACTCTCATGCCTTGGCGTGAGTAAGCATTCCCTTAAGGTCATTTAAGCCACGCGACACACCATCGGGTTGCTCATGTGCTTTATAGTTCCTGATGATTCTGATCAATCGAGAGTTCATGGCAAATGGAGTGCTTAAATCGGACGCAGCCCGGCTTTTGGGGCGGCGTTTGATCTCCTTGTGCTGGCTTTTGCCACTGCTGACCTCCGGACAACTGCAGGCGCAGCAAGGCACCGCTGTTTCCGCGAGATTTGCCGCTATCAAAGGGGTGGTGATGGTCTCCACCTCTGGCGGCGGTGAGAAGCAGGTGCAGAAAGGCGACAGTATTCGAGCCGGGACAGTGATCTCGTGTGGTGCCATCGCCGGCGCTCTCTTGAAGCCTCTGCCGACACTGCGCGTGATCATCTATCCCGACACCAAGGTGCGTTTCGATGGAGCGGAAATCCTTTCTGACGGCGGTGGAAATGTGACGTGCAGCATCATTGCGGGAAAGGCCTTGTTTCACATCGGTCAAGACGGTGAGAGTGGCGGGGAAGATTCTTCCACGCCGAAAATCAAAGTGACTGTTCACACCGAGGAAGGTGTGATCGTGAACGACATGGGCGGCAGTCAACAAAGGAGCAACGACACAAACCCGGCAGAGAAGGATGCGAAACAAACTGGTGTCGCGACATGGACGGTACAACACGACGAAGGTAGAACTGTGGTGGCCGTGGGTGAGGGAATGAGCAATGTCAGCATTGGCAAAGGCTCGTCAGCGGCGAATGGAGACGTGGGCGGACAGATCGAGGTGCCGAAAGGGTCGGTGATCTGGTTGTTCAACCGTGGAGGCGGCCGAATCGAGGCCGAGCTGGTGGACACGCTGACCGGCAAAGTCACGAATCTCACCGGCGGGCCATCGCAAGGCGGCAGCGATCTTGTGGAGCAGTCGAAGAAGCAACTCGTCACTCCATCATCCAGTGGAACGTCCTCAACGTTGGGAACGCCGACCACCCAGCCTGGCACTACGCCGACCGGCGGCCCTTCGAACCCCGATTTGTCCAACCCCCAGCCACAACTTCCGGTTGTTTCTGCCGACACCCCCTAACTTCGTGATGAAAAGAAAAAAACCACCCCTGTTCCATCTTTCAGCACCGCTGCTGCTGTGGTGCGTGTTGTTGCATGCTGTTAACACAGAGGGCCAGGACACGCTTCGCGACGAGGCCGCCGGCACAAAAGCCTCGCTCGCCGCGCCAGTGGAAGGAAAAGTGCTCGATCCGAATGACCAGGAAGACGTCTTTTTGGAAGAGTTTATGAACTATGAAATGAAGCTTCTGAAAAATTGGAAGCTGCGGGTGTTTGCTTCCGGCTCCTGGCGCTATGACTCCAATGTTTTCCTGACCAACACCGGGGCACAGAGCGATGTGATGTGGAGCGCACGCCCCGGATTTCAATACTCTTACGGAGACGAGCAGGCGAAGCTGCGGGTGCTGGCGGATTACAACGCGCAGTTCAATTTTTTCGAGAAATTTGAGGCACAGAACTCGGTGAACCAGTTCCTGAGCCTGTCATTGGGCTACCGCATGAAAAAAACGTCGATCAAGTTGTCAGGCAACTTCAATGATG
This genomic interval from Prosthecobacter sp. contains the following:
- a CDS encoding glycosyltransferase family 4 protein, producing the protein MHILVVSHSCATALNQEIYARIQRETGWKITVVIPDRWHDEFGNALRQEPCQGLETSLIRCAVWKNGSIIFHVYRMRWQRFLRELKPDVIYMNHEPYALATAQVCWANNRSIRVPFGFYSCQNINKQYPRPFSWLESMVYRSSSFALPITDRVADVLSAKGYRGRQTVCALPLDPERYHPRLRATPPERFPQTNAPVIGYVGRLIEPKGLRTLATALGGIRDLDWCMVLVGTGGFQPEFERLLTERAVRDRVFFAGYVPHDETPRWLASMDMLVLPSETQPNWEEQFGRVIPEAMACGAAVVGSDSGEIPHLIRQSEGGLVFTQRQPDELATVLRQLVMGPKLRRQLAENGRRWVERDISVPAVAQKMIDAFGTAAASKERECVEKLQPLKPSHAFAQS
- a CDS encoding DapH/DapD/GlmU-related protein, which produces MKTLNFALHKCLLPAEAEVGDGVILEHYGMGIVMHPQVRIGNRCRVYHHVTLAAETWIGSPHFIKLEDDATIGAHSIVVARPNTPLTIGRKSVLGAGSVLTKDVPPFEIWAGNPARKIGEVPQPL
- a CDS encoding glycosyltransferase family 4 protein, translated to MHLKASAGGVDRYFNALNTTLARQSVQTTAYGFGETSEDSSLGPVNKPLMQRWKAVRQQVIPQRGKLLASHFALYALPAVLGRRWDAHVVHFHGPWASESKREGGKLHTVFCKRLMEKSVYQRADRFIVLSKAFRDQLCQGYGVSEDRVHVVPGGVETDKFAPVDVVEARHRLVWPQKQKIIVCVRRLARRMGLETLIEAFGKATVHHPDVKLMIGGQGPLREELEQQVLRAGLAKNVQFLGFVPESVLPSVYAAADLSIVPSAALEGFGLISLESLACGTPVLVTPVGGLPDTVKGLGDDLVLKGTGADQIAEGLRGWLDGTLRLPSREACREHVMRGFTWDSIARRVCEVYREAGWQP
- a CDS encoding glycosyltransferase, whose translation is MAAMIMMKRNARIALMVLLTAGLWLALKPTIGNRRLTFLPVRWSEYVDFMDFWFNLGAFGLLGITAWLAFGTKEKILSRAFVMVGIITLLNVLLELVQTSIPGRAVDMADLWAGLLGCVIGIASGLVSQRLMNGRHPNNAVPQVLFLDQTGRLGGAELMLLDIASARAADSEVILFHDGEFRAALESAGVKTRVFRLGDEASAVDRQAGLSRALRCVPGLVDLMLRIARAARSFDVVYANTAKALIIGGPAAKLAGCPLVFHLHDIVADGHFSALNRRLLIFCANTFANAVIANSEATKAAFISSGGRAERCVVIPNGFLIPEVRSTAADIESRRSSLGIPPDAWIVLMAGRLAHWKGQHVLLEALQAMPDAHAVLLGDALFTDEDREYARRLHVQAAVPALAGRVHFAGFQSETLPFFDMADVVVHASVFPEPFGRVIVEGMLACKPVIASRAGGAAEILQHEHTGLLVEPGNARELADVMMRLKNDPKLAADLAQNAQRTAHDTYALHAVQAKIEAVIRETACCENEQAPVAETTAQIRQAA
- a CDS encoding glycosyltransferase family 4 protein, giving the protein MCSIKSKRRIAIVHDWLPVYGGAERVLEQMLKVYPDADLFSLIDALDDESRKFLKGKTVKTSFVQRLPGGKKYYRHCFPLMPLAIEQFDFSGYDMVISSSYAFAKGIITGPRQLHLCYCHSPIRYAWDLQTQYLKESKLDRGLKSWLVRGLLHFIRMWDSRTAAGVDAFMANSRFISRRIEKVYRRDATVVYPPVNVERFETCREKENFYVTASRLVPYKRIDLIVQAFNAMPDRELVVIGDGPELSKLRRLAGPNVKVLGWQADEVLKDHLQRARGFVFGGEEDFGIILLEAQACGTPVIAYGRGGALETVIENETGLFFGEQNVDSLRSAIAEFETREWDALNCRLNAERFSARLFRESFQHFVEGEWERFEAYSTGVETRPAEGRCGWQQTMPEEVMIDEAAQGLGMEQMLPS